Below is a window of Planctomycetota bacterium DNA.
GACCGTCGAGTTACGACTTCGACGGCGGATCGCCTGGTGTGTCCTCGACAGGTGGCGTACTCCCGGGCGGTTCTTCCGGATCGGGCGTGCCTTCGACCGCTTCCTTCAACTCTTGACGAAGTTCACGCTCTTCCTCGTCGAGATCGCTCTCGGGGATCTTGGCGGCTTCGACTTCCTCCGGGTGTTCGTCGCCCTTGCGTGGGATGCCAAGAAGTGCGAAGTCGATTTCGCTGTTGATCTCCGCACCGATCATCAGCACGAGCGCGTCGACGTAGAATAGCAGCAGGAGAATCACGATGCCGCCGACGGCGCCGTAAGTCTTCGCGTAGTTCTCGGTCCCGCCGAAGCCTTCGACATAGGTCCGCATCGCCAGGCCCGTGAGTAGCCACATGGCAATGGTGAACACCGCGCCGGGCGTGATCAGGTGGAAGCGGCGCTTGAGCGACGGGCCAAAGTGATACACCAGCCCCAGGATCATCACCAGCAGCGTGATGCCGAATGTGTAACGGACGACGTTGATCAGGAGCGACACCCACCAGGCCGTTTCGATCTCGATGCCGAACCAGTTGGCGAACAACCCGCCGGTGAGGAACTGCAGGATCAGCGACGAAATGGGCAGCAGCACCAGCACGAGAATCACCAGCGTGCCGACTACGACGGTGAGGGCGATGGCGATGAGCCGCTGTTTCCAAAAAGGGCGCGGCTTCTTGATGTCGTAGCAGCGGTCCAGCGCGGACATCGTCATGTTCATCCCGCCCGACGCGGTGAACAGGGTCAGCAGCAAACCGATCGACAGGATCCCGCGAAGGCCTTCGATGGGAACCGCCGAAACGGTCACCTGCGACTCGGTGCCGAGTTCGACTTCGGACAGTTCCTCGGCCTCGAAGCGGAGCGTCCGCTCGACACCCTCGAGTCGAAACCTGAGCGAATCGGGTATCTGACTGTCTTCGGTCGCGGTCCAATCCTGCGGTTCGAGTTCGACGATGTCGCCGAGCAGTTGGCTACCGTTGGCAAGGCGAATCACGTCCGCGGTGCTCGTCGTGACCGCCGTCTCGCCAAGCAGCGGGAGCAGCGTCTGCCGCACCGTGTCGCCGGCGGGACCGGGCAGTTGTTCCTCGACGAACGACTCGACGCGATCGACGATCGGGCCACGCACCGACCCGGGCAACAGCGGTACCAGCGTCAGCAGAAAAATCAGGAACGGAAACAGCGCGAAGAGCCACGAATATGCCATTGCCGCGGCCCAGGTCAACAGGTTGTCGTCACCGATCTGGTGGGCGATGCGGCGGGCGAAGCTGATGGGCCCGACGTGCTTGATCACGCGCGGGACGTCGGAGAGACGAGCCATGGGGGCATCGTAGCGGGGCGGCGGGGCGGCCGTCCGTCGGCAAAAGTTGGCCGGTCCGACGCTGAATCGCCGATGCGTTTATCGGACCATGCGCCTCTTCGCCGCAATCGTCGTTCTGCTATGCGCCGCCACCGTCCACGGATCGGGCAGGGTGCTGCACGTGTTCGACTTCGAGGAGCGATCGCTGGGCAACACCGAAGAGGTGCCGATGGGTTGGCGTCGCATCGTCGGTCCCGGCTATCCGCACTACGTCCGCGGAAAGCTGGAGCGCTCCACGGCCGAAGCCCCCGCGTTTGCCGGCGATTGGTCGTTCCACATGAAGCTCGACGGCGGCAGCGTCGCCTACCGCCTCACCCCGCACACCATTCCCGTCACCCCAGGCGTCCGCTACCGCGTCGAGGCTGCCCTGCGCACGCTCGGCAACAGGCACGCCGCGGCGACGGTCGAGGCGTACTTCGCGGACAAGGCCGGCCGCATGATCGACGGGACTCGAACCACTTCGGACATCCATCGCGGCAACTGGGAGCGCCGCGCCGTTGAACTGGTCGCTCCGACCGACGCCGACGGCGGCTCGTTGGTTTTGCAGATAGGTCTGTATCAGCCGACCGAACTCGACGCGGTCGAGGACTACCGTGACATCGGTGGCGACCTCGGCAAGGCGCTGCGGTTGGACGTGCGTGGCTCGGCGTGGGTCGACGACATCGTGGTCACGCGCGTGCCGACCCTCGTGTTTGATACGCCGACGCCGTTGCAGGTGTTTCCTCCCGGCGAGCGGCCGTCTTTACGGCTCGCCGTGGTCGACGAGCGGACCGATGACCTGACCGCCACGATCGCCGTGACCGATTTGCATGGCAACGAAGTCTTTCGACGCAGCGGCCCGATGCCGACACTTGCGGGCGACGGACCGACGCTGGTCGCGCTGCCACCGCTGCCGGCCGGGTACTACGAAGCACGCATGCTGGTCAGTGCCGCCGAACACGGTCAGTTGCTCCTGCGTCGCCGGCTTTCTTTCGTCGTGTGTCCCGACGAGACCGATGCGATGACGGCGCGACGGGGATACGGCGATGCACGCTTCGGGTTCGACTTGACCCGACTGTCGGCCGACGCAATCAAGCACTCCAAGGACGTGCTCCCGGTATTCGGTGTGGGGTCGGTCGTGTTGCCGCTCTGGTCGGAGACCGGCTTCAACGACGAGCGTGATCTCTCCGCGTTGCTGAGCGAGCTTCAGATCCTGGGCATCGATGCGTCGGCATGCCTGATCAAACCGCCCACCGCCGAGGACTGGTCTGACGCCGGTGGGGACGAGCGGTGGC
It encodes the following:
- a CDS encoding YihY/virulence factor BrkB family protein codes for the protein MARLSDVPRVIKHVGPISFARRIAHQIGDDNLLTWAAAMAYSWLFALFPFLIFLLTLVPLLPGSVRGPIVDRVESFVEEQLPGPAGDTVRQTLLPLLGETAVTTSTADVIRLANGSQLLGDIVELEPQDWTATEDSQIPDSLRFRLEGVERTLRFEAEELSEVELGTESQVTVSAVPIEGLRGILSIGLLLTLFTASGGMNMTMSALDRCYDIKKPRPFWKQRLIAIALTVVVGTLVILVLVLLPISSLILQFLTGGLFANWFGIEIETAWWVSLLINVVRYTFGITLLVMILGLVYHFGPSLKRRFHLITPGAVFTIAMWLLTGLAMRTYVEGFGGTENYAKTYGAVGGIVILLLLFYVDALVLMIGAEINSEIDFALLGIPRKGDEHPEEVEAAKIPESDLDEEERELRQELKEAVEGTPDPEEPPGSTPPVEDTPGDPPSKS